In Natronococcus occultus SP4, the following proteins share a genomic window:
- a CDS encoding DMT family transporter has translation MTNTRDVLLFGLLAIVWGSGFTAIEIGLDSLPPLLFAAFRFDAAALVFFALVVASRARWWPRNRDDVWLVLTTGILLIGVHFALLFLGQEYVSSSVAAIVLSFAPIVTPAIALAVLPAHRVRATDVLGLSIGFVGVVAIAAAGGSLGGRLAGVALLLGAAIVFALGSVLTQRFSRTLPLVSLQAWSMLVGAGILHAASLAHPMETLSTVDWNGSALAAIAYLGVVSTVGGFLLYFSLLERVGPTNASLVSYATPVVAAVFGAALLGEAITAAMVVGFGLIAVGFALCQIRPLWRLVRGRSARRRRPATGTVRVRGNEYVLEDVPAERSRVGTGQGYGPSSGPGTDRSGSSHPVADD, from the coding sequence ATGACGAACACAAGAGATGTACTCCTATTTGGACTGCTGGCTATCGTGTGGGGATCGGGCTTTACCGCCATCGAGATCGGACTGGACTCGTTGCCGCCGCTGCTGTTCGCGGCGTTTCGCTTCGACGCCGCCGCGCTCGTCTTTTTCGCGCTGGTCGTCGCGAGCCGCGCCCGATGGTGGCCGCGGAACCGCGACGACGTCTGGCTCGTACTGACGACCGGTATCCTCCTGATCGGCGTCCACTTCGCGCTGTTGTTCCTCGGACAGGAGTACGTCTCAAGCAGCGTCGCGGCGATCGTGTTGAGCTTCGCACCGATCGTCACCCCCGCAATCGCGCTCGCGGTCCTGCCGGCTCACCGGGTCCGAGCGACCGACGTCCTCGGTCTCTCGATCGGGTTCGTCGGCGTCGTCGCCATCGCCGCCGCCGGGGGCTCCCTCGGCGGTCGGCTCGCCGGCGTCGCGCTCCTGCTCGGCGCGGCCATCGTGTTCGCGCTCGGCTCCGTGCTCACCCAGCGGTTCTCGCGGACCCTGCCGCTGGTTTCACTGCAGGCCTGGTCGATGCTCGTCGGCGCGGGAATCCTCCACGCCGCTAGCCTCGCACACCCGATGGAGACGCTCTCGACCGTCGACTGGAACGGGTCGGCGCTCGCGGCGATCGCCTACCTCGGCGTCGTCTCGACCGTCGGCGGCTTCCTGCTGTACTTCTCGTTGCTCGAGCGCGTCGGCCCGACCAACGCGAGCCTCGTCAGCTACGCGACGCCGGTCGTCGCGGCGGTGTTCGGCGCGGCGTTGCTCGGCGAGGCGATCACGGCCGCGATGGTGGTCGGCTTCGGCCTCATCGCCGTCGGATTCGCCCTCTGTCAGATCCGTCCCCTCTGGCGGCTCGTCCGCGGCCGGAGCGCCCGGCGACGCCGGCCCGCGACCGGAACCGTTCGCGTTCGGGGCAACGAGTACGTCCTCGAGGACGTCCCCGCCGAGCGCTCCCGGGTCGGAACAGGGCAGGGGTATGGTCCCTCCAGCGGTCCCGGGACAGACCGGAGCGGCAGTTCCCACCCGGTAGCCGACGACTGA
- a CDS encoding long-chain-fatty-acid--CoA ligase, producing MANLVNSVAETVRERGDATAIGFRENETSYEEFWGQTGAFAAALEAHGIGEDDRVAIYLPNVPPFVVAFHGTLRAGGVVVPMNPQYKAREIGHLLADSGAEVVVALADLVPFVEAVRDETDVEHVVSVGEGESDGATPFEEFLEPGAPEIAERADDDIAVQPYTSGTTGQPKGVQLTHRNLESNARMANELVPDGIRPDDKQLGVLPLFHIYGMTVVMNATLFGGGTYYAVPEWDAQEAVSIVEDEELTLMHGVPAMYNDVVNQPDAESFDLSSLRLCGVGGSGIPVEVLRRFEELYDVQVYEGYGLTETSPITHFNSPVDGRRVGSIGRTVPGVDARVVDETFETVPPVEAGPLDEDEAELDEVAGEIVVAGPNVMQGYYGLPEATAEAFTEVDGRTWFHTGDLGYHDEDGFFYVVDREKHTIVTGGYNVYPREVEELLFEHEAVADAAVVGIPDERRGETVKAYVVPVPDAGVETDGIREYCLRNLAEYKHPREVEFVEELPRTTTGKVQKFKLREREEGAAE from the coding sequence ATGGCAAATCTTGTCAATTCAGTCGCGGAGACCGTCCGCGAACGCGGCGACGCCACGGCTATCGGGTTCCGGGAGAACGAAACCAGCTACGAGGAGTTCTGGGGGCAGACGGGGGCGTTCGCCGCCGCGCTCGAGGCCCACGGGATCGGCGAGGACGACCGGGTCGCGATCTACCTGCCGAACGTCCCGCCGTTCGTGGTCGCCTTCCACGGAACGCTGCGAGCGGGCGGAGTCGTCGTCCCGATGAACCCCCAGTACAAGGCCCGCGAGATCGGTCACCTGCTTGCCGACAGCGGAGCCGAGGTCGTCGTCGCGCTTGCCGACCTCGTCCCGTTCGTCGAAGCGGTCCGGGACGAAACCGACGTCGAACACGTCGTCAGCGTCGGCGAGGGGGAGTCCGACGGGGCGACGCCCTTCGAGGAGTTCCTCGAGCCCGGCGCTCCCGAGATCGCCGAGCGCGCCGACGACGACATCGCCGTCCAGCCCTACACCAGCGGGACGACGGGCCAGCCCAAGGGCGTCCAGCTCACCCACCGCAACCTCGAGTCCAACGCGCGGATGGCAAACGAGCTCGTCCCGGACGGGATCCGCCCGGACGACAAACAGCTCGGCGTCCTTCCGCTGTTTCACATCTACGGGATGACCGTCGTGATGAACGCGACGCTGTTCGGCGGCGGGACCTATTACGCGGTACCCGAGTGGGACGCCCAGGAGGCTGTCTCGATCGTCGAGGACGAAGAGCTGACGCTGATGCACGGCGTGCCGGCGATGTACAACGATGTCGTCAACCAGCCCGACGCCGAGTCGTTCGATCTCTCCTCGCTGCGTCTGTGTGGGGTCGGCGGGTCGGGAATTCCCGTCGAGGTCCTCCGGCGGTTCGAGGAGCTGTACGACGTGCAGGTCTACGAGGGGTACGGGCTGACCGAGACGAGCCCGATCACTCACTTCAACAGCCCGGTCGACGGGCGCCGCGTCGGCAGCATCGGACGGACCGTCCCCGGCGTCGACGCGCGCGTCGTCGACGAGACGTTCGAGACGGTACCGCCCGTCGAGGCGGGACCGCTCGACGAGGACGAGGCGGAGCTCGACGAGGTCGCCGGCGAGATCGTCGTCGCCGGGCCGAACGTGATGCAGGGGTACTACGGATTGCCCGAGGCGACTGCGGAGGCGTTCACCGAGGTCGACGGCCGAACCTGGTTCCACACCGGCGACCTGGGGTACCACGACGAGGACGGCTTCTTCTACGTCGTCGACCGCGAGAAGCACACGATCGTCACGGGCGGCTACAACGTCTACCCGCGGGAGGTCGAGGAACTCCTGTTCGAGCACGAGGCGGTCGCCGACGCGGCCGTTGTCGGGATCCCCGACGAGCGCCGCGGCGAGACAGTGAAGGCGTACGTCGTCCCCGTTCCCGACGCAGGCGTCGAAACCGACGGGATCCGGGAGTACTGCCTGCGGAATCTCGCGGAGTACAAACACCCCCGCGAGGTCGAGTTCGTCGAGGAACTCCCCCGGACGACCACCGGGAAGGTCCAGAAGTTCAAACTCCGCGAGCGCGAGGAGGGCGCCGCCGAGTAG
- a CDS encoding universal stress protein, with amino-acid sequence MYQHVLVPTDGSDGTRRAITHALTIANRFDATVHALSVVPEGPLGALEDRADVTAGARRAVERVEREATRDGIPVRTATKTGVPHEVILEYAEDEGIDMLVLGTQGRTGLDRVLVGSVAERIVRLADVPVVTVRLTDEIEIEDAAEAERIARERAAEEGYSQLSLRETPYRTSGTWTVTLESDGELVDVDVDAVAGTARIVETE; translated from the coding sequence ATGTACCAGCACGTCCTCGTACCGACGGACGGGAGCGACGGGACTCGACGAGCGATCACCCACGCGTTGACGATCGCGAACCGCTTCGACGCAACGGTACACGCGTTATCGGTCGTTCCCGAGGGACCGCTGGGCGCCCTCGAGGATCGGGCCGACGTAACTGCGGGGGCCCGTCGAGCCGTCGAGCGCGTCGAGCGTGAGGCAACGCGCGACGGGATCCCGGTTCGGACCGCAACCAAGACTGGCGTTCCCCACGAGGTGATCCTCGAGTACGCCGAGGACGAGGGGATCGACATGCTCGTCCTGGGAACCCAGGGCCGAACCGGGCTGGACCGGGTACTGGTCGGCAGCGTGGCCGAACGGATCGTCCGGCTGGCGGACGTTCCCGTCGTGACCGTTCGCTTGACCGACGAGATCGAGATCGAGGACGCGGCCGAGGCCGAGCGGATCGCCCGCGAGCGGGCGGCCGAGGAGGGGTACAGCCAGCTCTCGCTCCGGGAGACGCCCTACCGGACCAGCGGCACCTGGACCGTAACGCTCGAGAGCGACGGTGAACTCGTCGACGTCGACGTCGACGCGGTCGCGGGCACCGCTCGGATCGTCGAAACCGAGTAA
- a CDS encoding DUF7344 domain-containing protein — MSLQTNHPPHPAADAETEAVSLSDDDIFHILQTNRRRDAIRYLLEHDEPVKMRDVAEYVAAIENDTTVAELSSTERQRVYIPLYQSHLPKLDSEGIIEYNKSRGVVRPTETLELFRPYLELPGTDAERKPADTLERRDAVLAVTSASLLLASAIGTYAAVTAAATSLLLATVLGAVAIPGFVLGTIATARFALTLGDSDAPSLSRAE; from the coding sequence ATGTCCCTCCAGACGAACCACCCACCGCACCCCGCTGCGGACGCCGAGACGGAGGCGGTGTCACTCTCCGACGACGACATCTTCCACATTCTCCAGACGAACCGTCGGCGGGACGCGATCCGGTACCTCCTGGAACACGACGAGCCCGTCAAGATGCGCGACGTCGCCGAGTACGTCGCCGCGATAGAAAACGACACTACCGTCGCCGAACTCAGTTCGACCGAGCGCCAGCGCGTCTACATCCCGCTGTACCAGTCCCACCTCCCGAAACTCGACTCGGAAGGGATCATCGAGTACAACAAATCCCGCGGGGTCGTCCGCCCGACGGAGACGCTCGAACTGTTCCGCCCGTACCTCGAACTCCCCGGTACCGACGCCGAGCGCAAGCCCGCGGACACGCTCGAGCGCCGCGACGCCGTCCTCGCGGTAACCAGCGCGAGCCTGCTCCTGGCCTCCGCAATCGGTACCTACGCCGCGGTGACCGCAGCCGCGACCAGCCTCCTGCTGGCGACCGTCCTCGGCGCGGTCGCGATCCCCGGGTTCGTCCTCGGCACGATCGCCACCGCCCGGTTCGCGCTGACGCTCGGCGACAGTGACGCGCCGTCGCTTTCCCGCGCGGAGTAG
- a CDS encoding MoaD/ThiS family protein: MTAETTAAVDQQVRTTTVDVRCTGHVRDAVGTSDLEFTFEGTTLREFLEEFFAAYDVEEMLIAETEADATARGWAPVPDELPGTWRKNPEGDQTRPYARVCINGRFNEHFEGFETELEDGDRVALIYPFMFCC, translated from the coding sequence ATGACCGCAGAAACTACTGCCGCAGTCGACCAGCAGGTACGGACGACGACGGTCGACGTTCGCTGTACGGGCCACGTCCGTGACGCCGTCGGTACGTCGGACCTCGAGTTCACGTTCGAGGGGACGACGCTCCGGGAGTTCCTCGAGGAGTTCTTCGCGGCGTACGACGTCGAGGAGATGCTCATCGCCGAGACCGAGGCCGACGCGACGGCCCGCGGGTGGGCTCCGGTCCCTGACGAACTGCCGGGAACCTGGCGGAAGAACCCGGAGGGCGACCAGACCCGTCCCTACGCCCGCGTCTGTATCAACGGGCGGTTCAACGAACACTTCGAGGGGTTCGAGACCGAACTCGAGGACGGCGATCGGGTGGCGCTGATCTACCCGTTTATGTTCTGTTGCTAG
- a CDS encoding Htur_1727 family rSAM-partnered candidate RiPP, translating into MVEKPIRSKVENERASASTTPRWEVFVRDAETESLSYVGTVVAPDEDAAHERASRLFGWYAVDIWLCPAADVVRYSAQDGTDGVNAADGTASEDTREPRVYEETEGTPGVGEPSNRT; encoded by the coding sequence ATGGTCGAGAAGCCGATCCGTTCGAAGGTCGAAAACGAACGTGCGAGCGCGAGCACGACGCCCCGGTGGGAGGTGTTCGTCCGCGACGCCGAAACCGAGTCGCTGAGCTACGTCGGGACGGTTGTCGCGCCCGACGAGGACGCTGCCCACGAACGCGCCTCGCGGCTGTTTGGCTGGTACGCGGTCGACATTTGGCTCTGTCCGGCCGCCGACGTCGTGCGGTACTCGGCCCAGGACGGGACGGACGGAGTCAACGCGGCCGACGGGACCGCCAGCGAGGACACACGGGAGCCGCGGGTCTACGAGGAGACCGAGGGGACGCCCGGCGTCGGCGAGCCTAGCAACAGAACATAA
- a CDS encoding radical SAM protein, with the protein MHHVDTSERPVVLIWEVTQACDLSCDHCRADAQPDRHPDELSTAEGKRLLEDAAAFGEGQLVVLSGGDPLVRDDIAELVAYGDELGLRMTMTPSGTRSLSTGRIEALADAGLKRIAVSLDGGSAEGHDAFRGETGSFAETLRAVEDAREVGIPVQVNTTVCRETVGELPAIRTLLTELGAVMWSVFFLVPIGRGRVLEPIDPAEADAVMRWLAAVADEEPFGLKTTEAPHYRRVLAQRSADVDSNSNPGGRAGVIAGDGFAFVSHTGEVYPSGFLPQSVGSVRERPVHELYREAPLFRKLRDRDGLKGKCGACPYRTICGGSRSRAYAHAGDPLASDPLCPYVPSGYDGPLPWERESSTPTA; encoded by the coding sequence ATGCACCACGTCGACACGTCCGAGCGACCGGTCGTGCTCATCTGGGAAGTTACCCAGGCCTGTGACCTCTCCTGTGACCACTGCCGGGCCGACGCCCAGCCCGACCGCCACCCCGACGAGCTCTCGACCGCCGAGGGGAAGCGGCTGCTCGAGGACGCGGCCGCGTTCGGGGAGGGCCAGCTCGTGGTCCTCTCGGGCGGGGATCCGCTCGTCCGGGACGATATCGCGGAGCTGGTGGCCTACGGCGACGAGCTGGGGCTGCGGATGACGATGACGCCCAGCGGTACCCGTTCGCTGTCGACCGGGCGGATCGAGGCCCTCGCCGACGCGGGACTCAAGCGGATCGCCGTCAGCCTCGATGGGGGCTCCGCCGAGGGCCACGACGCCTTCCGCGGCGAGACGGGCAGCTTCGCGGAGACGCTCCGGGCCGTCGAGGACGCCCGCGAGGTCGGCATCCCCGTCCAGGTCAACACGACCGTCTGCCGGGAAACCGTTGGCGAGCTGCCCGCGATTCGGACCCTACTGACCGAGCTCGGCGCCGTGATGTGGAGCGTGTTCTTCCTGGTTCCGATCGGTCGGGGCCGCGTCCTCGAGCCGATCGATCCCGCCGAGGCCGACGCCGTGATGCGGTGGCTCGCCGCGGTGGCCGACGAGGAGCCGTTCGGGCTCAAGACGACCGAGGCGCCCCACTACCGCCGCGTCCTCGCCCAGCGAAGCGCGGACGTCGACTCGAACTCGAACCCGGGCGGACGAGCCGGCGTCATCGCGGGCGACGGCTTCGCGTTCGTCAGCCACACCGGCGAGGTCTACCCCTCGGGCTTTCTCCCGCAGTCGGTTGGCTCGGTGCGGGAGCGTCCCGTCCACGAACTGTACCGCGAGGCGCCCCTGTTCCGGAAGCTCCGGGACCGCGACGGGCTCAAAGGGAAGTGCGGCGCCTGTCCATACCGGACGATCTGTGGCGGCAGTCGCTCGCGGGCGTACGCCCACGCCGGCGATCCACTGGCGAGCGACCCGCTCTGTCCGTACGTTCCGTCGGGGTACGACGGTCCGCTCCCCTGGGAGCGCGAGTCGTCGACCCCTACGGCGTGA
- a CDS encoding FAD-dependent oxidoreductase yields the protein MDNRTDVLVVGGGATGTGIARDLALRGVDVTLAERGGLSAGTSGRSHGLLHSGARYAEADEPEARACLEESRTLTEIAGACVRETDGLFVQLSEDDPDYFEAKHEACAEVGIETEVLDGETVRAEIPDLSDDVERAMRVPDGVVFPSRLVAANAADAREHGAEILTHAPVTDMRREDGRIAEVELGGEVDGTIEPTYVVNAAGPYASSIAETVGATVELRPTRGVMVSVDYDRLEPVLNRCRDPNDGDIVVPHDDEVVLGTTSVPVDDPEEYERADWEIERSVEECAKMLPAVADAAHLRTWWGVRPLYEPEEAALGARGISRGFHLLEHGEEGVDNLATIVGGKLTTYRKMAEATADLVCEQLGVDADCETATRRLPGADDPERLDALVAEFDGQGPTDEDVVGR from the coding sequence ATGGACAACCGAACCGACGTCCTCGTCGTCGGCGGGGGCGCCACCGGTACCGGAATCGCCAGGGACCTCGCCCTTCGGGGCGTCGACGTCACCCTCGCCGAACGGGGCGGGCTCTCGGCGGGCACCTCCGGGCGCTCACACGGCCTGCTCCACAGCGGTGCCCGCTACGCCGAGGCCGACGAGCCCGAGGCCCGGGCCTGTCTCGAGGAGAGCCGTACGCTCACCGAGATTGCGGGTGCCTGCGTCAGGGAGACCGACGGACTGTTCGTCCAGCTGAGCGAGGACGACCCCGACTACTTCGAGGCCAAGCACGAGGCCTGCGCCGAGGTCGGGATCGAGACCGAAGTCCTCGACGGCGAGACCGTCCGCGCCGAGATCCCGGATCTCAGCGACGACGTCGAGCGGGCGATGCGGGTCCCCGACGGCGTCGTCTTCCCCTCGCGGCTGGTCGCGGCGAACGCGGCCGACGCCCGCGAGCACGGCGCCGAGATCCTGACCCACGCCCCGGTGACGGACATGCGCCGCGAGGACGGCCGGATTGCCGAGGTCGAGCTCGGCGGTGAGGTCGACGGGACGATCGAGCCGACGTACGTCGTCAACGCCGCGGGACCCTACGCGTCGTCGATCGCCGAGACGGTCGGCGCGACAGTGGAGCTCCGTCCGACGCGGGGCGTGATGGTCTCGGTCGACTACGACCGCCTCGAGCCGGTGCTCAACCGCTGTCGGGATCCCAACGACGGCGACATCGTCGTCCCCCACGACGACGAGGTCGTCCTCGGGACGACCAGCGTCCCCGTCGACGACCCCGAGGAGTACGAGCGGGCCGACTGGGAGATCGAACGCTCCGTCGAGGAGTGTGCGAAGATGCTGCCGGCCGTCGCCGACGCCGCCCACCTGCGGACCTGGTGGGGGGTCCGTCCCCTCTACGAGCCCGAGGAGGCGGCCCTCGGCGCGCGCGGAATCTCGCGGGGCTTTCACCTGCTCGAGCACGGCGAGGAGGGCGTCGACAACCTCGCGACGATCGTCGGCGGGAAGCTAACCACCTACCGGAAGATGGCCGAGGCGACGGCCGACCTGGTTTGCGAGCAGCTCGGCGTCGACGCCGACTGTGAGACCGCGACCCGACGGCTCCCGGGCGCGGACGATCCCGAGCGCCTCGACGCCCTGGTCGCCGAGTTCGACGGACAGGGACCCACCGACGAGGACGTCGTTGGTCGCTGA
- a CDS encoding type 1 glutamine amidotransferase, with protein MSTSTADSSTLYVVRNEVDPDCEYHCDAVAARVPDAVEVDFVGGERPPLEDADGVVLTGSTAAVYEADSRPWIADQEALVRELVKREIPTLGVCFGHQVANAALGGTVEEVGTTATLVETDLADDPLFEDVDPVVPAVHGDAVTEPGEGMAVIAAADHAPVFGTRHRSAPLWTVQFHPEITAAVRDRLAADFGWESRQFSFADVSAERVFENFERLVAERTA; from the coding sequence ATGAGCACCTCCACCGCAGATTCGTCGACACTCTACGTCGTTCGGAACGAGGTCGATCCCGACTGCGAGTATCATTGCGACGCCGTCGCCGCCCGCGTTCCCGACGCCGTCGAGGTCGATTTCGTCGGGGGCGAGCGACCACCGCTCGAGGACGCCGACGGCGTCGTGTTGACGGGAAGCACGGCGGCCGTCTACGAGGCCGACAGTCGCCCTTGGATCGCCGACCAGGAGGCGCTGGTTCGGGAGCTCGTCAAACGGGAGATCCCGACGCTCGGGGTCTGTTTCGGTCACCAGGTAGCCAACGCGGCGCTTGGCGGGACCGTCGAGGAGGTCGGCACGACCGCGACGCTCGTCGAGACCGACCTCGCGGACGACCCGCTGTTCGAGGATGTCGATCCCGTCGTCCCTGCGGTCCACGGTGACGCCGTCACCGAACCGGGCGAGGGGATGGCGGTCATCGCCGCGGCCGACCACGCTCCCGTCTTCGGCACGCGCCACCGATCGGCCCCGCTGTGGACCGTCCAGTTCCACCCCGAGATCACCGCCGCCGTCCGCGACCGCCTCGCCGCTGACTTCGGCTGGGAGTCCCGCCAGTTCTCCTTCGCGGACGTCTCGGCCGAGCGCGTCTTCGAGAACTTCGAACGGCTCGTCGCCGAGCGAACGGCGTAG
- a CDS encoding dodecin family protein, with protein MAETVKVIKLVGNSSESWEDAAQNALDDADETLENISGIEVDSQTADVEDGEIQHYRTTVHVSFELQR; from the coding sequence ATGGCTGAAACTGTCAAGGTAATTAAACTCGTCGGTAACTCGAGCGAGTCCTGGGAAGACGCCGCACAGAACGCGCTCGACGACGCCGACGAGACGCTCGAGAACATCAGTGGCATCGAGGTCGATTCACAGACGGCGGACGTCGAGGACGGAGAGATCCAGCACTACCGAACCACCGTCCACGTGTCGTTCGAACTGCAGCGATAG
- a CDS encoding acetyl-CoA carboxylase biotin carboxylase subunit, which yields MFRKVLVANRGEIAVRVMRACEELNVGTVAIYSEADKDSGHVRYADEAYNVGPARAADSYLDHEGVIEAARKADADAIHPGYGFLAENAEFASKVEDVDGITWIGPSSSAMESLGEKTKARKIMSEADVPIVPGTTDPVTDPEEVKTFGEEHGYPIAIKAEGGGGGRGMKVVWDESEVEDQLESAKREGEAYFDNDSVYLERYLENPRHIEVQILADGEGNVRHLGERDCSLQRRHQKVIEEGPSAALTDELREKIGEAARRGVAAADYTNAGTVEFLVEEDLDRDGPLGPDANFYFLEVNTRIQVEHTVTEEITGLDIVKRQIKIAAGETVDFDQDDVDIDGHAIEFRINAENAAEDFAPATGGTLSTYDPPGGIGVRMDDALAQGDELVTDYDSMIAKLIVWGQDREECLERSLRALREYEIEGIPTIIPFHRLMLSDERFVESTHTTKYLDEELDESRITEAQQQWGSDDTGADGEDDDAVEREFTVEVNGKRFDVNLEEHGAPAIAAGDGGAQAQAQAGGPPEPAGGTDADETEIEGDGETVDAEMQGTILGVEVEEGDEVAAGDVLVVLEAMKMENDIVASRGGTVSQIAVEEGESVDMGDVLVVIE from the coding sequence ATGTTCAGGAAGGTTCTCGTCGCGAACCGCGGGGAGATCGCCGTTCGGGTGATGCGGGCCTGTGAGGAGTTGAACGTCGGAACCGTCGCGATCTACTCCGAGGCCGACAAGGACTCGGGGCACGTCCGGTACGCCGACGAAGCATACAACGTCGGCCCGGCCCGCGCGGCCGACTCGTATCTCGATCACGAGGGCGTCATCGAGGCCGCGCGCAAGGCCGACGCCGACGCGATCCATCCGGGCTACGGCTTCCTCGCGGAGAACGCCGAGTTCGCGAGCAAGGTCGAGGACGTCGACGGGATCACCTGGATCGGGCCGTCGAGTTCGGCCATGGAGTCGCTGGGCGAGAAGACCAAGGCCCGGAAGATCATGAGCGAGGCCGACGTTCCGATCGTTCCGGGGACGACCGATCCCGTCACCGACCCCGAGGAGGTCAAGACCTTCGGCGAGGAGCACGGCTACCCGATCGCCATCAAGGCCGAGGGCGGCGGCGGCGGTCGCGGGATGAAGGTCGTCTGGGACGAAAGCGAGGTCGAAGACCAGCTCGAGAGCGCGAAGCGGGAGGGCGAGGCGTACTTCGACAACGACTCGGTCTACCTCGAGCGCTACCTCGAGAATCCGCGCCACATCGAGGTCCAGATCCTCGCCGACGGCGAGGGCAACGTTCGCCACCTCGGCGAGCGGGACTGCTCGCTCCAGCGCCGCCATCAGAAGGTTATCGAGGAGGGTCCTTCCGCCGCGTTGACCGACGAGCTCCGCGAGAAGATCGGTGAGGCCGCCCGACGGGGCGTCGCGGCCGCCGACTACACCAACGCCGGAACCGTCGAGTTCCTCGTCGAGGAGGACCTCGATCGGGACGGTCCCCTGGGACCGGACGCGAACTTCTACTTCCTCGAGGTCAACACCCGGATCCAGGTCGAACACACCGTCACCGAGGAGATCACGGGTCTCGACATCGTCAAGCGCCAGATCAAGATCGCCGCCGGCGAGACGGTCGACTTCGACCAGGACGACGTCGATATCGACGGCCACGCCATCGAGTTCCGGATCAACGCCGAGAACGCCGCTGAGGACTTCGCGCCGGCGACGGGCGGCACCCTCTCGACGTACGATCCGCCGGGCGGGATCGGTGTCCGAATGGACGACGCACTCGCCCAGGGCGACGAACTGGTCACCGACTACGACTCGATGATCGCGAAGCTGATCGTCTGGGGCCAGGACCGCGAGGAGTGTCTCGAGCGCTCGCTGCGGGCGCTGCGGGAGTACGAGATCGAGGGGATCCCGACGATCATCCCGTTCCACCGGCTGATGCTCTCCGACGAGCGGTTCGTCGAGAGCACCCACACGACGAAGTACCTGGACGAGGAGCTCGACGAGAGCCGGATCACCGAGGCCCAACAGCAGTGGGGCAGCGACGATACGGGCGCCGACGGCGAGGACGACGACGCCGTCGAGCGTGAGTTCACCGTCGAGGTCAACGGCAAGCGCTTCGACGTCAACCTGGAGGAACACGGCGCGCCCGCGATCGCGGCCGGCGACGGCGGCGCCCAGGCACAGGCCCAGGCCGGCGGCCCGCCAGAGCCCGCCGGCGGGACCGACGCCGACGAGACCGAGATCGAGGGCGACGGCGAGACCGTTGACGCCGAGATGCAGGGGACGATCCTCGGCGTCGAGGTCGAAGAGGGCGACGAGGTCGCCGCGGGCGACGTGTTGGTCGTCCTCGAGGCGATGAAGATGGAAAACGACATCGTCGCCTCCCGTGGCGGCACCGTCTCTCAAATCGCCGTCGAGGAAGGCGAGAGCGTCGACATGGGCGACGTGCTGGTCGTCATCGAGTAG